GGGAAGCGTTCGCCCACTCGAGACGGCCCATCATCGTCCAGCCTCCGACGAGGAGCCTCCCGAGGAGGACAGCGAGTGGGACGACACCATTTTGGAAGAGTCCGGCGAGAGCCCGGTCGACCTCATCATGCGTGAGCTGGGAGGGGTCGTCATCGACACCTCTGGAGACGGCGACGCAGCTGCTCGATGAACGTGTCTGCCAGGCGCATTGAGCCACGAACGTGTCGTCACCAACGGCTACTGTGGTCCACGACACCAGGCCGCCCCCGCCGACGAGGATCAGGGGCCACACACAGGAGACATCATGACTACTGGAGGATTTGACCTCAGCGGAATCGACATGGGTGCTTTGCTTGCCCAGGCCCAGTCCGTCCAGAGCCAGCTCGAGACGGCCCAGAACCAACTCGCGGAGAGCAGTTTCGAGGGCACTGCTGGCGGTGGACTCGTTCACGCCACGGTCACTGGGGCCGGTGAGCTTGACGCCCTGACGATCTCGCCGGAGGCCCTCGAGGACACCGATGCCGAGACCCTTGCCGACCTCGTTGTGGCTGCTGTCAAGGACGCCACCGAGCAGGCTCGCGCCATGCAGCAGTCGCTCATGCCGCAGATGCCCGGCCTCGGGCTGTGAACCAACACCACCCACCAGACAGGAGAATTGATGTACGACGGTCCGTTGCAGGAACTCATCGACGCCCTTTCTCGGCTGCCCGGGATCGGGCCGAAGGGTGCTCAGCGGATCGCCTTCCACATCCTTGACTCCCCCGCCGAGGAGGTCAACGAGCTCGCCGATGCCTTGCGTGAGGTCAAGGAGAAGGCCAAGTTCTGCAAGGTCTGCTTCAACGTCTCCTCCGATGAGGTGTGCCAGTACTGCCGTGACCCCCGCCGTGACCATGCGATGATCTGCGTCGTCGAGGAGTCCAAGGACGTCATCGCAGTGGAGCGTACCCGGCAGTTCCGTGGGCTGTATCACGTGCTGGGCGGCGCCATCTCCCCGCTGGACGGAAAGGGCCCCGCTGACCTCCATATTCGTGAGCTGTGTCAGCGCCTGGCCGACGAGACGGTGACCGAGGTCATCCTGGCGACGAACCCGAACCTCGAGGGGGAGGCGACGGCGACCTACTTGTCTCGTCTCATCAGCCCCATGGGTGTGACGGTGTCGCGTCTGGCCTCGGGGCTGCCAGTCGGCGGCGATCTGGAATACGCCGACGAGGTGACCTTGGGACGGGCCTTCGAGGGACGTCTCCACGTCGGTGCCGACGCCTGATCCGCACCGTGTCTCACCAAGTGGTCAAGACCTGAGGGTTCCTTGACTGGCAGATATCGCGTATGCGAACATTGGTCAACATCGCTTCACGGCACCTGGAGATCACATGTCAATCAAGTTCGCCATCCTCGCCTTGCTCGCTGAAAAGCCCCGTCACGGGTATGAGATCAAAAACGAGTTTGATCGCCGTACAAATCACACCTGGCCCCTGAACATCGGGCAGGTTTACACAACTTTGGACCGCCTTGAGCGTGACCGGCTGTGCTTCCGGGGTGACGAGACTCCCGATGGCAGGGTTATCGCCACCATCACCCCTGAGGGTCGCGCAGAGGTGCGTCAGTGGTTCGCCACTCCGATCGCCCCGGCGAATCCGCCGCGCACTGAGTTGGCCATCAAGATTGCCCTTGCAGCCACCTCGAAGGACGTCGACGTCGCTGCCCTCATCCAGGATCAGCGCCGCGCCACCATGCACCAGTTGCAGGAATACCGCCAGGCCCGTCGCAGTGTGGCCGAGGACGATCTTGCAGGCCAGCTCCTTGTTGATGGACTGATCTTCGCCGGCGAGGCTGAGATCCGCTGGCTTGACCA
The genomic region above belongs to Cutibacterium equinum and contains:
- a CDS encoding YbaB/EbfC family nucleoid-associated protein encodes the protein MTTGGFDLSGIDMGALLAQAQSVQSQLETAQNQLAESSFEGTAGGGLVHATVTGAGELDALTISPEALEDTDAETLADLVVAAVKDATEQARAMQQSLMPQMPGLGL
- the recR gene encoding recombination mediator RecR codes for the protein MYDGPLQELIDALSRLPGIGPKGAQRIAFHILDSPAEEVNELADALREVKEKAKFCKVCFNVSSDEVCQYCRDPRRDHAMICVVEESKDVIAVERTRQFRGLYHVLGGAISPLDGKGPADLHIRELCQRLADETVTEVILATNPNLEGEATATYLSRLISPMGVTVSRLASGLPVGGDLEYADEVTLGRAFEGRLHVGADA
- a CDS encoding PadR family transcriptional regulator, producing MSIKFAILALLAEKPRHGYEIKNEFDRRTNHTWPLNIGQVYTTLDRLERDRLCFRGDETPDGRVIATITPEGRAEVRQWFATPIAPANPPRTELAIKIALAATSKDVDVAALIQDQRRATMHQLQEYRQARRSVAEDDLAGQLLVDGLIFAGEAEIRWLDHCESKAIEASRRGSRESAEVVAADSKTAQEVRTA